CTTCCTCCATGTGCCCCACATCGCGGACAGCTACCTGCACCATGAAGGACTCGGCCCCGGTAACACGATGGCACTCCAGCACCTCGGGTAAGGTCTTCACTAGAGCGGAGAACTTTGCCAGCTTGTCTCCCGCGATGGTGACCTTCACGAAGGCGCGGACCGGGAGTCCAACCTTGGCGGGATCGACCATGGCGCGGTATCCGAGGATGATCTGACTCTCTTCTAAGCGCTTGACGCGCTCGATGACTGCAGGCGTGGACAGTCCTACCCGGCGGCCCAACTCGGCGGAGGTGATGCGGGCGTTGGTCTGCAGTTCGGCGAGTATCTCGCAATCGATGCTGTCGATGGGGGATTCAGAGGAGGGGATCATGGGTCTCCGTGCTGCTAAAGGCCATACATTCCTGCACCTTCATATTATTAGGTACGAATAGGCGATCTCAGGTCTTTCTATCGCACTTTGCCAAAAATACAGCATGTGCCTCATTCACCGCCGATCGATCTGTGACTATGATTTGAAGTGAAAGAGGGTGTGTTGTCACGTCTCCCTGTGCCGGCACACAGCCTCGAGAATTCTTACGCAAGACCGACAAGGAGCAACTCCCGTGGCCACAAACGAAACCCGTCGTGCAGTTGGCGACGCAGCAGCACGCCAACTAGCCAACACTACAAAGACCGCTCCCCAG
This Granulicella aggregans DNA region includes the following protein-coding sequences:
- a CDS encoding Lrp/AsnC family transcriptional regulator codes for the protein MIPSSESPIDSIDCEILAELQTNARITSAELGRRVGLSTPAVIERVKRLEESQIILGYRAMVDPAKVGLPVRAFVKVTIAGDKLAKFSALVKTLPEVLECHRVTGAESFMVQVAVRDVGHMEEVIDAMMPYVATNTSMILASPVPWNSILPSARDKRQSRKGRPS